A section of the Chryseobacterium scophthalmum genome encodes:
- a CDS encoding PadR family transcriptional regulator: protein MNTENTKAQMRKGILEFCILSLINNREMYVSDLIDELKKGKLDVVEGTLYPLLTRLKNGEFLSYRWEESTGGPPRKYYQITEKGKTFLSELQITWKELTDSVNQITQKL, encoded by the coding sequence ATGAATACCGAAAATACCAAAGCGCAAATGCGAAAAGGGATTCTGGAATTCTGTATTTTAAGCCTTATCAACAATCGCGAAATGTATGTTTCTGATTTAATAGATGAGCTGAAAAAAGGAAAACTGGATGTAGTGGAAGGAACCCTCTACCCTCTTTTAACAAGATTGAAAAATGGAGAATTTCTTTCCTACAGATGGGAAGAATCTACAGGAGGACCTCCCAGAAAATATTACCAAATTACAGAAAAAGGCAAAACGTTTTTATCTGAACTTCAAATCACCTGGAAAGAATTAACAGATTCTGTAAACCAAATTACTCAAAAACTTTAA
- a CDS encoding XAC2610-related protein, whose protein sequence is MNYKKFLMTFVLLGGLCSAQNYFELINVSKSFNVVVNIETCTERKCSGKATVDLYDKNAMKKYQSFSSNDFYLDLNENQKPVFDSLKNSVVFGDFNFDGAEDLAIRNGNANHQSPFYEVYLNDNSKQQFVLNDELTNLVRSNSGMFKTDPERQRIITYQKNGCCWNLTSEYLLVPERGLLKVLEFEEDTRDPKKVTTVKREFIDYKWFAKTTIYPRERYFKEENENTERN, encoded by the coding sequence ATGAATTACAAGAAATTTCTAATGACATTCGTTCTTTTAGGAGGACTTTGTAGTGCGCAAAATTATTTTGAGTTAATCAATGTTTCCAAAAGCTTTAATGTTGTTGTCAACATAGAGACGTGTACTGAAAGGAAATGTAGTGGGAAAGCAACAGTTGATCTTTACGATAAAAATGCAATGAAGAAATATCAAAGTTTCTCTTCCAATGATTTTTATTTAGATTTAAATGAAAACCAAAAACCTGTTTTTGATTCGTTGAAAAATTCGGTTGTTTTTGGTGATTTTAATTTTGATGGAGCGGAAGATCTCGCCATTAGAAACGGAAATGCCAATCATCAAAGTCCTTTTTATGAAGTATATTTGAATGATAATTCTAAACAGCAGTTTGTGTTGAATGATGAACTGACGAATCTTGTCCGTTCAAATTCCGGAATGTTTAAAACAGATCCAGAACGTCAGCGAATTATTACTTATCAAAAAAATGGCTGTTGCTGGAATCTTACCTCAGAATATTTATTGGTTCCCGAGAGAGGATTATTAAAAGTATTAGAATTTGAAGAAGACACGAGAGATCCTAAAAAAGTGACAACCGTAAAAAGAGAATTTATAGATTACAAGTGGTTTGCAAAAACGACAATCTATCCTAGAGAACGATATTTTAAAGAAGAAAATGAAAATACAGAAAGAAATTGA
- a CDS encoding acyl-CoA thioesterase, whose amino-acid sequence MTTEERIQSSETRIFKAVFPNTTNHYDTLFGGTAMQLMDEVAFITATRFARKRVVTVSSDKIDFKKPIPAGTIVELIGKVSHVGKTSMKVNVEIYTEQMYSYEREKAIVGDFTFVAIDEFKKPIQIL is encoded by the coding sequence ATGACTACAGAAGAAAGAATTCAATCATCGGAAACCAGAATTTTCAAAGCCGTTTTCCCTAATACCACCAATCATTACGATACTCTTTTCGGAGGAACAGCCATGCAATTGATGGATGAAGTTGCCTTTATTACCGCAACAAGATTTGCAAGAAAACGCGTGGTAACCGTAAGCAGCGATAAAATCGATTTTAAAAAACCTATTCCTGCAGGAACGATTGTAGAATTAATCGGAAAAGTTTCACACGTTGGAAAAACAAGTATGAAAGTGAATGTCGAAATCTACACCGAACAAATGTATTCTTACGAAAGAGAAAAGGCGATTGTCGGAGATTTTACTTTTGTGGCGATTGATGAGTTTAAGAAACCAATTCAAATACTATAA
- a CDS encoding PspC domain-containing protein has protein sequence MNKTLSIGLAGFSFTIEEHAYIKLSDYLNALRSSLDISEADEVIHDIEIRMVEIFRDSLGKREVINDGDVERVIAQIGTPEKIEEQEEAYYSEKNTKSNKNNSTGTTYTDKRQLFRDPEKQKIAGVCAGLAAYSGMEISWMRLIWVGAFLFLWVAPGSSFLVIILYFILWAVLPKAESASDFLKMKGKPLNFDNLKEESSKIVQFANETSTRAGEIFTENKPYINNAGSGVWNVLKYIIGAFFALMAVGSIIGVFVVFGLFGIDSNFPGANEMKFYFDDDGLYSVLAAIIIVGSLIPAILFSLLSIKIFSPKTKLRNIGWVLGALFISLMALGAYFGVSMAKRDMLFKGHKEDVEEVAINTTSDTIYVDMKNVTIPQNFTAYDDDLYSDKNSVFQKDWIHVDVTRKTDIKTPYLIIKKEAKGYNYPLNVSVPVEIVDNKVILPNYIKFPYDHRFRDYSIDYELVIPQNTIVIPVKKDQINFDGDTDGNGINDNEESDNNENGNISIEKNKISINGSTIEYSSNDKDSVIINGVKVSEKDAKKKIDSIKNIIKQNENEIKSIEIKDGDSKVSIKTK, from the coding sequence ATGAACAAGACACTCTCAATAGGACTCGCAGGTTTTTCTTTTACCATAGAAGAGCACGCATACATAAAGCTTAGCGATTATCTGAATGCTCTGAGAAGCTCTTTGGATATTTCTGAAGCTGATGAGGTAATTCACGATATAGAAATCAGAATGGTTGAAATCTTCAGAGATTCTCTAGGAAAACGCGAAGTAATCAACGACGGTGATGTAGAAAGAGTAATTGCACAGATTGGTACTCCTGAAAAAATAGAAGAGCAAGAAGAAGCATATTATTCTGAGAAAAATACAAAATCGAATAAGAATAATTCTACAGGAACAACTTACACAGACAAAAGACAATTGTTCCGTGATCCTGAGAAGCAAAAAATTGCAGGGGTTTGCGCAGGTTTAGCAGCATATTCCGGAATGGAAATTTCTTGGATGAGATTAATTTGGGTAGGTGCATTTTTATTCTTATGGGTTGCACCGGGATCATCTTTCCTCGTAATCATTTTATACTTTATTCTTTGGGCAGTTTTACCAAAAGCAGAATCTGCATCAGATTTTCTTAAGATGAAAGGTAAACCTTTAAATTTTGATAATCTAAAAGAAGAATCAAGCAAAATTGTACAGTTTGCCAACGAAACAAGTACAAGAGCTGGTGAAATTTTCACCGAAAACAAACCATATATCAATAACGCAGGAAGCGGAGTTTGGAATGTTTTAAAATATATTATCGGTGCATTCTTCGCTTTGATGGCAGTAGGAAGTATTATAGGAGTATTTGTGGTATTCGGACTTTTTGGAATTGATTCAAATTTTCCGGGAGCTAATGAAATGAAATTCTATTTCGATGACGACGGACTATATAGTGTTTTAGCAGCAATAATTATTGTAGGATCTTTAATTCCGGCTATTCTATTCAGTTTGTTGAGTATTAAAATCTTCTCGCCAAAAACTAAGTTGAGAAATATCGGTTGGGTTTTAGGAGCTTTATTTATCTCTTTAATGGCTTTAGGCGCTTACTTTGGAGTAAGTATGGCAAAAAGAGATATGCTGTTTAAAGGTCATAAAGAAGATGTGGAAGAAGTTGCCATCAATACAACTTCAGATACCATCTATGTTGATATGAAAAACGTAACGATTCCTCAGAATTTTACAGCATACGACGACGATCTTTATTCTGATAAAAACTCTGTTTTCCAAAAAGACTGGATTCACGTAGATGTGACAAGAAAAACGGATATCAAGACGCCTTATTTAATCATAAAGAAAGAAGCAAAAGGTTATAATTATCCTTTAAACGTGAGTGTTCCTGTAGAAATTGTAGATAATAAAGTGATTCTTCCAAACTACATAAAATTCCCTTACGATCACCGTTTTAGAGATTACAGTATCGATTATGAGTTGGTAATTCCTCAAAACACTATTGTAATTCCTGTGAAAAAAGATCAGATTAATTTTGATGGTGACACCGATGGAAACGGAATCAACGATAACGAAGAATCTGATAATAACGAAAACGGAAATATCAGCATTGAAAAAAACAAAATCTCTATCAACGGTTCTACCATAGAATACAGTTCGAATGATAAAGACAGTGTAATTATCAATGGAGTAAAAGTTTCTGAGAAAGATGCAAAGAAGAAAATTGATTCTATCAAAAACATCATCAAGCAAAACGAAAACGAAATAAAAAGCATCGAAATCAAAGACGGAGACAGCAAAGTTTCTATAAAAACCAAATAA
- a CDS encoding HD domain-containing protein codes for MKIQKEIDFILAVDALKNVQRRNYNADDSRRENTAEHSWQIIILAQILFPYAKNRADIDLLRVIRMLSIHDLVEIEAGDTFLFDEAAMVGKFEREKQSAQNIFGILDEPIRSEFFNLWLEFEEEQTPDAIFACAIDRIMPFILNSYTSGKSWTEAKVTELQIRKMLENAISRASDEMGEAFQTLLNLSLDSEKVLR; via the coding sequence ATGAAAATACAGAAAGAAATTGATTTTATCCTCGCAGTAGACGCATTAAAAAATGTACAGAGAAGAAATTACAATGCAGATGATTCCAGAAGAGAAAATACAGCCGAACATTCGTGGCAGATTATCATTTTAGCCCAAATTCTTTTTCCTTACGCCAAAAACAGAGCCGATATCGATTTGTTGAGAGTAATTAGAATGCTTTCTATTCATGATTTGGTGGAAATTGAAGCAGGTGATACTTTTCTTTTTGACGAAGCAGCGATGGTTGGGAAATTTGAAAGAGAAAAACAGTCTGCCCAAAATATTTTCGGAATTTTAGACGAGCCCATCCGTTCAGAATTTTTTAATCTTTGGCTTGAATTTGAAGAAGAACAAACTCCCGATGCCATTTTTGCTTGTGCCATCGATAGAATTATGCCTTTCATTCTTAATTCTTACACCTCCGGAAAAAGCTGGACGGAAGCAAAAGTAACAGAACTTCAAATAAGAAAGATGCTTGAAAATGCAATCAGCAGAGCTTCTGACGAAATGGGAGAGGCTTTCCAGACCTTGCTTAACCTAAGTTTGGATTCTGAAAAAGTTTTGAGATAA